A segment of the uncultured Desulfobulbus sp. genome:
TTAGACGACATCCTTGCACCCGCCAAACCCATTGGCCAGAAATTGGTTGATATGAATAAGGTCTCGACCGGCTCCGTTCAGGCAGCGCTGCATGAACAGGAGATGGTCCGAGAAGCACGCAGCCAAAGAAAAGCCAAGGAAACTACCTCAAGTGTTCGTGTTCCCGCCGACCGACTAGACGATCTCGTCAACCGAGTGGGTGAACTGGTCACGGTGCAGGCACGCCTCTCTCAGGCGGCCAACATGCGGGATGACAATGAGCTTTTGGCCATTGCTGAGGAGGTCGAACGCCTCACTGCTGAACTGCGTGATACCTCCTTGAATATGCGTATGCTACCCATTGGCACCACGTTCAGTAAATTCAAACGCTTAGTCCGCGATCTCTCCAACGAGCTCAACAAAAAAGTCGACTTGAAGACAACTGGTGCTGAAACTGAGATCGATAAAACCGTCATCGAGAAACTTAACGATCCCCTGGTGCATCTGATCCGCAACAGCCTTGATCACGGCATAGAGGAACCGGAGAAACGGCTGGCCGCAAACAAAGCAGAGATCGGCACGGTGCTCTTGGCAGCAGCACACTCAGGCGACAGTGTCGAGATCGTCATCAAAGATGATGGCAAGGGGCTTGATCGAGACGCTCTCTTTGCCAAAGGCGTTGAGCGCGGCCTGATAGCCGCTGATGCTCAGCTTAGCGATACGGAGGTGTTCAACCTCATCTTTGCCCCCGGCTTTTCCACGGCCCAAAAGGTCACCGGCATATCCGGACGCGGTGTGGGCATGGATGTGGTCAAGCGAGCCATTGACAGTCTGCGCGGCACCATTTGCATTGACAGTACAGTGGGCCAGGGCTCGACTATCACCATCCGTATTCCCCTGACGCTTGCCATTGTGGAGAGCTTGCTGGTCAGCGTCGATGAAGATAACTACGCCCTACCCCTGTCCATCGTCGAGGAGTGCGTCGAACTGAGCCAGGAGGATATTGCCCGTGCCCATGGACGCCATCTAATCAACGTTCGTGAACAGATCGTGCCCTACATCCCTCTGCGCGAGGAATTTGCGGTGAGCTCGAAGGCGCCCCCGCTGCAACAGGTGGTTATTACCAGTGTCAACGGTACTCAGGTCGGTCTTGTTGTCGATCAGGTCATTGGCCAGCACCAGTCGGTCATAAAAAGTCTGGGCCGGGTATATCGTGATGTGCAGGGGATCTCCGGGGCGACTATTTTAGGTGACGGCAGTGTGGCCCTGATCCTTGACATCAACCACCTTGCCTACCGCGCCGAACAGGAAGGATGAAAGCGATATGCGAAAGAGCAAAAAGCTAAACCAGGCAGCGAACAACCAACAAGGGAGAGAGGTTTATGGTTGAAGCAAACAACATTGAGATGAACCAATACCTCACCTTCAAACTGAAGGATGAAGTATTTGGGCTCGCCATCGGCCAAGTTCGGGAGGTTCTCGACTTCACCAACATCACCAAGGTTCCCCGCACTCCAGAATATATGCGGGGGGTGATCAATTTGCGAGGCTCGGTGGTCCCGGTGGTTGATCTCCACCTCAAATTTGGCCTGGAACAGACCGAAAAAACGGTCAATACCTGTATCATCATCGTGGAAATCAACATGGATGGTGAGATTACCGTTCTTGGTGCCCTGGCAGATTCAGTCCAGGAGGTGGTCGAGCTGGAACCGGAACAAATTGAACCGGCCCCCAAGATCGGGACCAAACTCAACACGGAGTTCATCAAGGGGATGGGGAAACGAGATGAGGAATTTATCATCCTCCTGGATATCGACAAGGTCTTCAGCAACGAAGAGTTGATGCAGGTCCAGAGAACTGAGTCACCAGCCCAAGAAGTATCCTGAGGTATTTTTGAACATACCCATACAGCGTTGAACCGATAACTGAACAGGAGAGGAACAACCATGAAATTAGGATTCAAAATTGGCCTCGGCTTTGCGGCGCTTTTGACGATTGCCGCTGCTCTCGGCATTCTTGCTCTCATCAATATGAGCAACGTTAAAACCAAATCGGTCATGCTGGAACAAGAATATGTTCCAGAGGTAAAGATTGCCAACCAGATCGAGCGCAGTGCCTTTCGTATTATGTTCTCCATGCGTGGATACGGTTTTACCGGGGAGAAAAAACACCTCGACCAGGCCCAAGAACATTTCAAGGCCATTCATGAACGCCTGAACAAAGCCAAAGATCTGGCAGATCGCTCTCCTCACCTTAAAGCCCTCAAACCGGCTGCAGAGAAGGTAGAAAAAGCGGTCAGCGAGTATGAACAATTGGTTGCTACCACGGTGGAGACCAACAAAAAAATGGATGCGCACCGTGCAGAGCTTGATGCCTCCGCCGCAAAATACATGGGCAACTGCAACACCCTCTTGCAGGGGCAGCAGCAAAAAATGACCGCTGAAATTGCAGCAGGGAAAGAGATTGCTGCACTCAACGAGCGCATGGCCAAAATTACTCTGATCAGTGAGATCATTACCGTTGGCAATCAAACGCGCATCGCAGCCTGGCGTTCACAGGCTGAGCGTTCGCCTCAAATTATACGCGATGCCAATGCCAACTTTGATCTGATGCAGGAAAAATTTAACGATCTGAGAAAAATCATCCGCTTTAAGGAAGACATCAGTAACCTCAACAATGTCGAAGAGGCGGCCAATCGTTACAAGACAGCCATGAACGACTTCCTCACCCTCTGGCTTAAAAATGTTGAACTCGGTCAGCAGCGTACATCGATAGGCAATATCGTGACCGGTGAATCCCGCGAGGTCTCGGTCAAAGGTATGGAGGGGACCGACGCCATTGCCACCGATGCGGTCCAATCACTTGCCACGGCA
Coding sequences within it:
- a CDS encoding chemotaxis protein CheA translates to MSDQHIEVFREEAAELLASLETALLDLEESPQDEELVAQVFRAMHTIKGSGAMFGFDEVAEFTHEVETVFDLVRKGEVPVTAHLVSQSLGARDYIRALLEEEAEGEVDRNEGQSLMEIFRSIAKESTAKTGGPPPEESGSPIEVTSDTEQQLEGEATYRIRMRLAEEISMSGTRPESLLKELSELGSCKVVAQPELIPLLDNLSPELCYVHWDIILNTSRGINAIKDVFIFVEDDAEIKIDTIDDDDTEDSDPAYKRIGEILVERGDISQEELDDILAPAKPIGQKLVDMNKVSTGSVQAALHEQEMVREARSQRKAKETTSSVRVPADRLDDLVNRVGELVTVQARLSQAANMRDDNELLAIAEEVERLTAELRDTSLNMRMLPIGTTFSKFKRLVRDLSNELNKKVDLKTTGAETEIDKTVIEKLNDPLVHLIRNSLDHGIEEPEKRLAANKAEIGTVLLAAAHSGDSVEIVIKDDGKGLDRDALFAKGVERGLIAADAQLSDTEVFNLIFAPGFSTAQKVTGISGRGVGMDVVKRAIDSLRGTICIDSTVGQGSTITIRIPLTLAIVESLLVSVDEDNYALPLSIVEECVELSQEDIARAHGRHLINVREQIVPYIPLREEFAVSSKAPPLQQVVITSVNGTQVGLVVDQVIGQHQSVIKSLGRVYRDVQGISGATILGDGSVALILDINHLAYRAEQEG
- a CDS encoding chemotaxis protein CheW, with the protein product MVEANNIEMNQYLTFKLKDEVFGLAIGQVREVLDFTNITKVPRTPEYMRGVINLRGSVVPVVDLHLKFGLEQTEKTVNTCIIIVEINMDGEITVLGALADSVQEVVELEPEQIEPAPKIGTKLNTEFIKGMGKRDEEFIILLDIDKVFSNEELMQVQRTESPAQEVS